The genomic segment AACCATATTGTGTGATTTCTTTTGAATCAGGAAGTTCCCAAAAGAAGCAGACAACTAGGACTACAAGCACTGATAGCACCAGGAAGATTTTGatacagagagaaaaaaatgattttagttAATCAATGCTGGAGCAGCAGAACTCAGAACCACTCataatgcttattattatttagtcatttagcagacgcttttatctaaAGCGACTTACTGAGACTTGGGGAGGAATTAAGAATGACCAACGACTACTGCTGCaggtcacttacaataggacctcggttttacgtctcataaACAGGTTGTTGTAAAGTTATAACCATTTAATTACTACACATGCAGCTTGACAGAGTATTTTAGATGTTCTCGCATAGGTTTTTTAATCTATTTTCCTACCTCATATTACCCACAGAAGCACTGCCACTGAGGTATtgaaaaaaaggtaaatacagtacattgcactTAATTAAAATTCCTTTATACCAATTAAATTACTGGTAATTTACTGATAAAAATTACATTATACAGCACTTTATAATAAAGggtaagtaaacaaataaacactgtacaaataGTCAAGATATCAAGTAGTCAATTTTTTCTCAAAGATTTGTGTTCTTAACTccatagtaaaataataaaatactcacaacagtttttctattaaatgtcaatCAGTTCAAAGTTATATTCTTATATGTTTTATTCCTTCTGGTCTTGGAATAGCTCAACCAAATGTCTAATTTTCATAATCCTGAACTTCCAGTTTCAACTAACGGTAGATTAGGCATTGAAGTTTGAACTGTTTCCTTTGTTTGCAATTTAAGGTAAAAcctctggattttaaaatggaagCACTCCATGCAATAGTGGCACAATGCTGATCTTGTGGATGCACATGTTTGTTGATTTGTATTATTACAAATCAACATGTATGAAACATGGATTGTACCAGTGCTGCAGGGAGCCTAGTTTAAACTCTTCAGAgtgaaataaatcaattaacagaATACAATGAGCAAGAATCCACTCAGAACACTGATGTAACAGCTGCTCATGCAGCTAGGCTGTTTCTTCTTCCTGTCACTCTGTTTAACATGATTTTACTCTCAGAGAATGTGACCTTACTTCTTCTCATGCTTAATTCCTTTTGCATTGAAACCggtattgtgttgttttttttttctgtttgagatTTGCTAAtgaagcaaacatgtatttaaagaaGCATAATACTGTAGCAACATTATTCTTACCTGTTTAAGTGTAAATCTAGGTCCTGTTCTGAAGAGGTCTTGCGGATGTGCATGTGTTTGTGGATGTTCATGTTAAAAATAGACCTGGGCACAAGCAGATAGGGGTAACGTGACTGTGCCACTTTAAGAGCAGCTCGTGTTACCAAATTCTTAATTATTTTACCGTAAAATACATAATAACATGGTCGTAAGCACTCTGAGAACAGGATGGCACCCATTAAAACTGGAGTTAAACCATTCAAAGAATGTCagtctaatgtgtgtgtgtgctttggcATTAGCAATCTGCTAATGCACTCTAAATATCACATGTATCATGCGTTTACTGGATTAAAGCAGTAAGCATATATATTTCTTTCTCCTAGTAAGTAGTTCTCAAACCAAAAGATATGCTGATGGTACTCTGGTGACCAATTGACGTTAAAACATAGGGCAGCAGTAAGATGAATCACAGCGCAAGCTCAGACCATGACAACAGCAATGAAATGAGCTGACTGAAAGTAAGATACCAACCTCATTGAAAAAAATCATTCAGGGCACACTGAGGGGGGGCGGAAGGAGGTGGGGGCGGCTGCTCTTGCCACAGAGAATCAACTCGTGGCTGCATTTGACGCACTGCTCAAAGCATAGGCTTTTCACCTTTATTACATCATAGCATAGACCGGTAACGCTGGTACTGTACACtagaaagcaaaacattttacaaaattcTCAACAAAAGTGGCCTTCATTAAACAAAATGGAGGGCCACATAACAGTACTACACACACTTTAATCctcatttaaacttttaaaattagcTAAAATAGCTCATTTGATATACCACTGAACTTCTGTTAATTCtaatgcatatactgtacatattgtaatAGGTCCCCCTAGCAGATGATGTAATGTATTTTTACTATaggtttaactgctcttagttgaactcgatcttaaatgtaattacttactgtattctttattttgctcttatttgaattttatcttattttctactgattttactgtactttataactgctcttacctgtaatgtgatattctgtaatgtaatattctataatatgatattttataatgtgatacattgtactgtgatactttgtaacaactgtaagccatcctggataagggcgtctgctaagaaatatataataataatctgtataaGACACAAACTTAAACATGTGACTGTtgctgacttttaaaaaaaaaaacatatagcatacattgcaaattattgtattattaaatataAGGTGAAGAATCTAGTTTGAATTAATACCAGTGCTCATAACGCCTTGAAACAAACTTGTAAACCACAACCAATAATGCACAGCAATCTTTGGTCTGGTAACATGAGCTGGTCGATCACAGTCACATTACCACAGTCTGATTGCATGTGCACTGGTTTATTTTTAACATCGTGAACACTACAGACATTTCAACAGCAAGGCAACTTTTCAACTACTGTACAGCACAGGACTGAGACTCTCTTAACATTTGCAGAGGTAAGAATGACATTTTAATCGTGTTATGTGCCACTAAATCAAGACCCTTATGCCACTTCTTACTCTCAAAGACAGTTGTTTTTGCAACAACCTATTGAAAACTTGAACCAAAACCATAATCTCTGTTGCTTTAAGTAAAATGTTTTGCATGAAGGCctctgttttattgttattttattgtaacaGCTTCTTAATAGTCAAATGATAAAACTGAATGCTTAATGCCTAACTATGAACTTCATTGCAGCTGTAATAACATGACCTATAAAGGGTTGTGTAACTGTGAAATTGGGATGTACTTTTTCAAAGGTCATCATGAAACCTTAAGTAACCATTAAACGCTGAGAATCTATGCGATTGTCATTGGTTGATATTTAAAGGCGAGAGAGACTGCTGTGAGCAGAGTGTTTGGCAGAGTTTGTGGACAGGCATTGTTGTATGGCAATGCAATGATGTCATTATGCATTTCCAAAATGTCTGAACTGCAGTATGGGTATAAATGCTTGCAGTACTTAACAGTAAGGGATCCTTGAAAGATAGTCCAATGTGTGTGGAGGTAGCAGCTTCCTGTATCCTTCTAAGTCTGCTCTGGGTCTGTCATCAACAGACCAAAAACTTTTAAAACTGGTGTGTTACTTTTGCAAGTTAGCATCTTTAACATGTTAAGACATGAATACCAGTGGCAGTCGTAATAGGGCCTTTAAAGTATAGAGGCATTTTGTTATTATTAGGATGCAAATCATTTCTAAATGCAGCTTTACAGCCACTGACATTGACAAGTCTAAAGACTCCAGAGATTCATCGGTTAAGtgtcttttcttctttttcttcttttcaggGATAGCTTTTACTCTTTGGAATGCTCTTGTAACCTTTTTGTATGCTCACAGGAATCCAGTTGGTGTAGCAATGGTAAgtctcctgtctcctgtctccATTGACAAATAgtggagatttatttatttttaattagagcTTTTACATATTTATATCTTTTTTGCTGACTTCTTTAGGGAAAAAACAAAAGACCTGGCCAACACAAGCACTGTGAAAAATGCTTTAGCCTTCGCTGCAAAGCCCCAATAGATATATCAGTCTCCTGCATGGTGATAAACTGTCGGCTTCACTGTGGAGCGGTTTTCCATATGTGCAAGGAGGAAGAACACAAACTGCTGTGTCCGCACGAAAAGGTCCCCTGCCTCAATGCTGAATATGGCTGCCCGTTCTCAATGCTCCGTTTCAAACTCGCTAAGCATCTGGAGGTCTGTCCAGCAAGCACTGTGAGCTGCTCCATGGAATGGAACCGCTGGCCTCTGATAGAAACAGAGACCGTTCTCAACGAGAATGTAATGAAAGAACCATACTCAGAGGAGAATTTAGACCTGTCCATGGCTCTCAGAGACCAAAGAGTCCTAttaaattctttaaaaatgaGATCCCTCTTTCCTGAGTTGACAGAACAAGTCCCTGAAGTTAGAAATAGAGCTTCAGAACTAGGATCGGAAGGGGCAGAACTAGGAGCTGGATGCTCTGGTCAAGCCACTGCTTCAGGAGGCAACATCTTTATAGATTCCGCAGGGACGGTATTTAGTAGGGAAGAAGTTATTGAACTGACCCAAGCTGAGCGTGAAGCTTTGGCAAAGGACACAAATGTGGCGGACTTTGAAAGGTATGACATCTGGGAGAATATGTTTAGCAAGGAGAAGAGCAGCTGCAAACACACTGAAAAGGCTTTAAAGAAACAGGGACACACAGAGGGTAAAGAAGAAGAGCAGGCTACATCCTGCAGTAAAGAACAGCAGGAGGAGCCTCAGAATGATAAAAACGGGGAGGCTGAAGCTGAAAGACATCTTGATAAGACAGGTCAAGCACCTTGGCAGGATGGGGTTCTGGAAAGGCTAAGCAAACAGGTCACCCCAATGGAATACAACATGTATCTGTTGCACAATGGCAGCATGCTGATTAACTTTGGCCAGATTGATGCCTGTACCCCAAAAGACAGAGACTTTGTTTACGGAAGCATAGAACCAATGGAACTCAAGAGTGTCCAAACATTTAAGGTTCCCAAAAGTTACCGTGCCAAAAGGTCATGCGGTGGGATGTCTTCAATGAAGAAAGAACACAAGGCAGTCGACACATCTGATTTAGGTGTCACTGATGATGAAATACCAACATGGGATGAGATTAGGGCTTCCTTACTTTGCTCATTAGAAAGAGAATTAAAAGGTCATGTCATCTCAGAGACCATGGGAAGTGATGGGGTGACTGTAGACTTTGGGACACAGACGTATTCATTTGAATCAACACCGTTTAAGCCAGATTCTTCATTGGCTGACATTACAGCAGACCGGAGTCCGTTCCTCAGTTTTCATCTTCAACCTGAAAGCGTGACTAACAGGCACAACAAAGTCAGCTCCGTGTTCACCTTGTTTTGTCACCACTTCTTCAGACGCGACGAGTTTGCTTCACACTTCAAGAACGTCCATGCGGATATCCAGTCTAGTCTGAGCGGCTGGTTCGAGCAGC from the Acipenser ruthenus chromosome 9, fAciRut3.2 maternal haplotype, whole genome shotgun sequence genome contains:
- the LOC117405529 gene encoding F-box only protein 40-like — encoded protein: MGKNKRPGQHKHCEKCFSLRCKAPIDISVSCMVINCRLHCGAVFHMCKEEEHKLLCPHEKVPCLNAEYGCPFSMLRFKLAKHLEVCPASTVSCSMEWNRWPLIETETVLNENVMKEPYSEENLDLSMALRDQRVLLNSLKMRSLFPELTEQVPEVRNRASELGSEGAELGAGCSGQATASGGNIFIDSAGTVFSREEVIELTQAEREALAKDTNVADFERYDIWENMFSKEKSSCKHTEKALKKQGHTEGKEEEQATSCSKEQQEEPQNDKNGEAEAERHLDKTGQAPWQDGVLERLSKQVTPMEYNMYLLHNGSMLINFGQIDACTPKDRDFVYGSIEPMELKSVQTFKVPKSYRAKRSCGGMSSMKKEHKAVDTSDLGVTDDEIPTWDEIRASLLCSLERELKGHVISETMGSDGVTVDFGTQTYSFESTPFKPDSSLADITADRSPFLSFHLQPESVTNRHNKVSSVFTLFCHHFFRRDEFASHFKNVHADIQSSLSGWFEQRCPLSYLGCTYSQRKFCPARQKAKITYSQELSTFTLKPEVSSLLFEGVKTNPALRKRARNLDSLSSLPFEMLQHIAGFLDSLALSQLAQVSQYMREVCSTLLQERGMVSLKWEKKTYSHGGSSWRARKKVWQFSCLFSTVDSWCFDDIPSMSEHLKVCPFYVTEQKSEPVPLANMCGTKEQSQERSTLVSMFLPKP